From one Rhopalosiphum padi isolate XX-2018 chromosome 2, ASM2088224v1, whole genome shotgun sequence genomic stretch:
- the LOC132921149 gene encoding cuticle protein 7-like — translation MAAKFIIFAACVATALSQYAAPAYKPAYSAPAYSAPKAYAPEPTYAPTPYNFEYSVNDPHTYDVHSQSEYSDGNGYVKGTYSLVEADGSIRTVEYTADDYNGFNAVVKNEGGYKAPSYSAPAYKPAYSAPAYSAPAYSAPAYSAPAYSAPAYSAPAYKPAYKPAY, via the exons atggcCGCTAAA ttCATCATCTTTGCCGCTTGCGTGGCCACCGCCCTCTCCCAGTACGCTGCCCCAGCCTACAAACCCGCTTACTCCGCACCCGCTTACTCAGCACCAAAGGCTTACGCCCCAGAACCCACATACGCACCAACACCTTACAACTTCGAATACAGCGTAAACGACCCACACACCTACGACGTGCACAGCCAATCCGAATACAGCGACGGAAACGGTTACGTCAAAGGAACCTACAGCCTGGTCGAAGCCGACGGTTCCATCCGTACCGTCGAGTACACCGCTGACGACTACAACGGTTTCAACGCCGTCGTCAAGAACGAAGGTGGATACAAAGCTCCATCATACTCTGCACCAGCCTACAAGCCAGCTTACTCCGCACCAGCTTACTCCGCACCAGCCTACTCCGCACCAGCCTACTCCGCACCAGCATACTCTGCACCAGCATACTCCGCCCCGGCCTACAAGCCAGCCTACAAACCagcatactaa
- the LOC132921153 gene encoding cuticle protein 7-like: MAAKIIIFAACVATALSQYAAPAYKPAYSAPAYSAPKAYAPEPTYAPTPYNFEYSVNDPHTYDVHSQSEYSDGNGYVKGTYSLVEADGSIRTVEYTADDYNGFNAVVKNEGGYKAPSYSAPAYKPAYSAPAYSAPAYSAPAYSAPAYSAPAYKPAYKPSY; the protein is encoded by the exons atggcCGCTAAA atCATCATCTTCGCCGCTTGCGTGGCCACCGCCCTCTCTCAGTACGCTGCCCCAGCCTACAAACCCGCTTACTCCGCACCCGCTTACTCAGCACCAAAGGCTTACGCCCCAGAACCCACATACGCACCAACACCTTACAACTTCGAATACAGCGTAAACGACCCACACACCTACGACGTGCACAGCCAATCCGAATACAGCGACGGAAACGGTTACGTCAAAGGAACCTACAGCCTGGTCGAAGCCGACGGTTCCATCCGTACCGTCGAGTACACCGCTGACGACTACAACGGTTTCAACGCCGTCGTCAAGAACGAAGGTGGATACAAAGCTCCATCATACTCCGCACCAGCCTACAAGCCAGCTTACTCCGCACCAGCCTACTCCGCACCAGCTTACTCCGCACCAGCCTACTCTGCACCAGCATACTCCGCCCCGGCCTACAAGCCAGCCTACAAACCatcatactaa
- the LOC132921156 gene encoding cuticle protein 7-like, with amino-acid sequence MAAKIIIFAACVATALSQYAAPAYKPAYSAPAYSAPKAYAPEPTYAPTPYNFEYSVNDPHTYDVHSQSEYSDGNGYVKGTYSLVEADGSIRTVEYTADDYNGFNAVVKNEGGYKAPSYSAPAYKPAYSAPAYSAPAYSAPAYSAPAYSAPAYKPAYKPAY; translated from the exons ATGGCCGCTAAA atCATCATATTCGCCGCTTGCGTGGCCACCGCCCTCTCCCAGTACGCTGCCCCAGCCTACAAACCCGCTTACTCCGCACCCGCTTACTCAGCACCAAAGGCTTACGCCCCAGAACCCACATACGCACCAACACCTTACAACTTCGAATACAGCGTAAACGACCCACACACCTACGACGTGCACAGCCAATCCGAATACAGCGACGGAAACGGTTACGTCAAAGGAACCTACAGCCTTGTCGAAGCCGACGGTTCCATCCGTACCGTCGAGTACACCGCTGACGACTACAACGGTTTCAACGCCGTCGTCAAGAACGAAGGTGGATACAAAGCTCCATCATACTCCGCACCAGCCTACAAGCCAGCTTACTCCGCACCAGCTTACTCCGCACCAGCCTACTCCGCACCAGCCTACTCTGCACCAGCCTACTCCGCCCCGGCCTACAAGCCAGCCTACAAACCagcatactaa
- the LOC132921155 gene encoding cuticle protein 7-like — MAAKYIIFAACVATALSQYAAPAYKPAYSAPAYSAPKAYAPEPTYAPTPYNFEYSVNDPHTYDVHSQSEYSDGNGYVKGTYSLVEADGSIRTVEYTADDYNGFNAVVKNEGGYKAPSYSAPAYKPAYSAPAYSAPAYSAPAYSAPAYSAPAYKPAYKPAY, encoded by the exons ATGGCCGCTAag TACATCATCTTCGCCGCTTGCGTGGCCACCGCCCTTTCCCAGTACGCTGCCCCAGCCTACAAACCCGCTTACTCCGCACCCGCTTACTCAGCACCAAAGGCTTACGCCCCAGAACCCACATACGCACCAACACCTTACAACTTCGAATACAGCGTAAACGACCCACACACCTACGACGTGCACAGCCAATCCGAATACAGCGACGGAAACGGTTACGTCAAAGGAACCTACAGCCTGGTCGAAGCCGACGGTTCCATCCGTACCGTCGAGTACACCGCTGACGACTACAACGGTTTCAACGCCGTCGTCAAGAACGAAGGTGGATACAAAGCTCCATCATACTCCGCACCAGCCTACAAGCCAGCTTACTCCGCACCAGCCTACTCCGCACCAGCTTACTCCGCACCAGCATACTCTGCACCAGCATACTCCGCCCCGGCCTACAAGCCAGCCTACAAACCAGCATACTAA
- the LOC132921150 gene encoding cuticle protein 7-like, whose translation MAAKIIIFAACVATALSQYAAPAYKPAYSAPAYSAPKAYAPEPTYAPTPYNFEYSVNDPHTYDVHSQSEYSDGNGYVKGTYSLVEADGSIRTVEYTADDYNGFNAVVKNEGGYKAPSYSAPAYKPAYSAPAYSAPAYSAPAYSAPAYSAPAYKPAYKPAY comes from the exons atggcCGCTAAA atCATCATCTTCGCCGCTTGCGTGGCCACCGCCCTCTCCCAGTACGCTGCCCCAGCCTACAAACCCGCTTACTCCGCACCCGCTTACTCAGCACCAAAGGCTTACGCCCCAGAACCCACATACGCACCAACACCTTACAACTTCGAATACAGCGTAAACGACCCACACACCTACGACGTGCACAGCCAATCCGAATACAGCGACGGAAACGGTTACGTCAAAGGAACCTACAGCCTGGTCGAAGCCGACGGTTCCATCCGTACCGTCGAGTACACCGCTGACGACTACAACGGTTTCAACGCCGTCGTCAAGAACGAAGGTGGATACAAAGCTCCATCATACTCCGCACCAGCCTACAAGCCAGCTTACTCCGCACCAGCCTACTCCGCACCAGCTTACTCCGCACCAGCCTACTCTGCACCAGCCTATTCCGCCCCGGCCTACAAGCCAGCCTACAAACCagcatactaa